TACTTACGTTTCCATGGCCAATTCCAGCTATGTCACATTTTTGGCTTGGATAATAAATCTGAGTTTTTCTTAATAATCCACATTTGACAACTGATATATCAGATCCGCAATCAACAATGAATGATAATTGCACATCGGACATATCAACCATCAGTTGGACGTAATTGGTGGCAGACACATTTATTGTATATGCTGCCCCAGCTGTACCCCTAAAGGGTGGATATTTCCATTTGTTGACTGTAGAATATGTTGTTGCTGTGGCATTTGAATGTGTGGATGCAACGGCATTTGAATTGCCTGGTGCGCTGGCGGCTGATATTGTGCACCGCCTTGGTGTGCTAAAAACATATTCGATGGATACCGTCCACGCTGAGTCCAATTGCCTCTTTGATTCGAGAAATTACCTCGATGAGACCAATGACCCCtctggtttgaaaaatttccacgATTATGGGGCGAGTTTTGGTACCTAACGTGTCGATCATGTTggtaaaagtttgaataattaCCACGTCCTCTGTGGTTTGTTCCACGCCCTCTTGGGTGGCTTACTCGACCTGTTAAAATTTGAGCATTTGTAGCAGGTGAATTGTTGTTACTGgtgatttcattattttccatcaccttttgAATTGCGTCATTAATTTTGTTGAAGGTCCCAGccttcaaaataagttttgtgTCGGTATTCTTGCTACCGCTTATTAGAGCCTCGACTCCTTTTTTGGTTGCCATCGTGTTGGCTCTGTTTGCTGGGATTTCTTCCCTTACATAGCATGATTTAAGTTGTGTTGTTAAAGTTTCAACTTCGttacaaaaagtttgaattgaaTCTTTTTGTCTGGTTGCTTTTAGCTTGGCCAGAACATTGTCCGAAGTAATTTTTGACTCGCAGTGTTGTTTTACTGCGTCTATGATGCCTTGTAAATCATCGGCTCCTGCAATTACTTGCCGGGCTACGCCTGTTAGCCGTGATTTTATGAGCTTCACTACGGTAACTTGAGCTGTTTGTATTTGTGCGGCCGTGGCTGCAGCAAAATCACTTTGTACCGtgtcattgaataaatttacggAGTCAATGAAAGCATCCAAATGCTGTGGTGCGCCATCATACATTTGAATCAGCGTCGTACCCAATTTTACGTCTACCTTTGGGTTTGCCATGTTTCTTTTATGTAACTGTAAAAATGATAACGACACTTTTGCTAAGGTCTTAAATGAAATCAGATGATTTCGATCAAGCTTTGAAtctattaaagtttttatttcgccGTACAGTAACCTTGccgactttataaaaaaaatctgtttggtTCCCCCAAAGAGATCTATTAAATCTAATATTTCGTTGTAATAGATTCTACTTTGGTTTAGTTTGTTCAATAACGTTGCTCTCCTGTATCTTCGATTAGGATTTTTCTTAAGGTTAACTAAGATTTTCGACAAATCTGCCAGTAGTGAATCTACTTGGTCcataaattaatattattatttaattctgttttctgctgtcatttttgttacactattatgattttttcttacttaCAGTTTTCTATAACATTGTCCTACCTCACGTTTGTCGgttttgttgttggttttgttGTTAGCCGCTGGCATACTAACTGCGCTTTTGCTCTACTCAGGTTTCCGGTTACTGTGGTGGCTGTCGGTGGGGACGCTCCATGTTGCCGGTTATCCCTTTGTTGGGGCCGCTCCGAGTTGCCGGTTGACCCTTCGGTGGGGACGCTCCTAGTTGCCGGTTATCCCTTTGTTGGGGCCGCTCCAAGTTGCCGGTTGACCCTTCGGTGGGGACGCTCCTAGTTGCCGGTTATCCCTTTGGTGGAGCGTTACTAGCTCTGTCACTCGTGTACACTTTACTCTTTTGATATTTCAGCTACTGCCACACTGTTCATTTtagcactgttttttttttttttttttttgtttgtcccTTTTTTTTCTCTGGACTTTGCCTTTCTTGTTAGACTTTGTCTAGATCTGCCATTGCTTTTACACTTAGGATCGTTTTTTTCTGCACTCTTTTGtgccaaattttgtaaattacaaACACTAGCTGGATTGTAACTAGCACTAAGATGATGTTCAGTTTGAGCGCATGATCTTCGTGAAAATCGCTATGGGTTTCCTGATTGTTTATAATGGTGAGATCTTTATCTCCCGACACTGATGCACTAGGTTTTGATGCACCTGTTCCCATTATTAGTCGCTGTTCGCACACTGATGCACACTTTACACTAGATCACAAATTTCTAACACCtggacttggttttttttttttttttgacacttgGCTCTTGTCACGGTATTGCCATGATACGATTTTACTCCGTTGAAGGTTGGAttcagattgattttttattgttcgatAAGTTCTTGACAAGGTTCCTACTGGAGACGCCTGAAGCACCGTTCTATGTAAAAGCCATGTACACGATCACCAATCCGTGATCGATGTACATGCGAAAGAGACAAAGACAGAAACCTCGAAAAGCTATGACCGCACACATGGTAACAGCGAGGTTCAGTAAATTTGAAATGCGACACTTTCGTTCGTCGCAGTAAATGCTGATGCTGAATTTTGTGCAGGCATTGAACTGAAGGTTCAATGCCGGTTAGTAATAAATTTCTCAGCATGTTCTCACTGGTGTGGTCTGCTGAGGATGTAAGAATTGGAAGGCATGAAAATGACATGTGAAATCCACATGTCACATCTATTATTAATCGGTAGAATTATATTGATTATAGTAGTATTAAATTGGTAAAACCTGTGGATTAAACGCCTTAATGAACTAATTATCGTAAATAAGTATATAAGAGTAATACAGAAATGCAACTTATATGGAAATATGATACGTCAGTAGGCATAATTGGCGGACGCTTCTTGAAGCTCTCTCACAAGCTGATCATCTGCAAGCGCGTTTCCAGCATCCCCTTGTTGTATCTCATACGCGTCGAAGATCGCTTGGACACGGTCCGGGTACTGACACGTGCGTGGTAGACCCATATAGGCCCTTAGTTCCGACTCCCCCTGGTACTTCACTAACGCTTCTCTCGCGATCCAGGCTAGATTTCTGTACTTATTCGCCGATATTCCTTCAAGGGAGTGAACGAATCCGTAGTACGGATTGCGATCTATCAAGCGGAAGGCATTCATAGCCACTCTCGCCTCTCCTGGGAAGAGACCCATAACCCGTCCCCATGGGAAATTGGGAACAAGATCCATAGCTTTCTTGATCAGGGTTACACAGGTCAATCCGGAGAGGGCTGCTTGCCGTACGATTATCCGAAGTCTCATGTTTTCTTCAGGTATGATTTGTTCTATGGCTCTAAATCTCTCGGCCACATTGTTGTCAGTGAATACAATCGGAAATCGGTCGTAATAACGGCGAATCAGGTCTACTGACAAAGAGATCTGACGTCCCAGATCTGACCTAACCCCCTCCATTATCTTTTCCAGACATTGGGTCGTCACAATGCCCTTCTTCGCTACCGCAGTCACTACACACGCGTAGGCAGCCACTGGAGTTACATATGGCCTGGAATCAGCGTCTCCTCTAATTCGACTCATGACTTCCCCAAAAACAGCTTCGGCATTGTTAGGGTCGATTCTCCTGACACCTTCGGCATCTGGCTCCGCGTCTCCTTCCTGTCGAAGAGGATTACCGTGTGTTAGGTCGCAACAGGCGATAAGATCTGGATTTCTAAGTATGGCTAGACATGCTGCAATTTAGTATTACCCATTGTCACTTATCACTCTTTTACTATAACTTTGCTCAATTTTCTTAATCACTGGAGAAGGCCTGATGGGCTCCGTGTCACCGGTCAGCCATGTAATAAAATGTGCTGCTGGTTGAGTACAAGTATGGTGATACGATGAGTGAAGAACACTTGTGTTACGATTGAGTGTTGTTACTAGAATGTCGTTTATTGATTAATTTAGAATCGACGGCACCTTAACTCTACACAACATCGTTCTTAGTCTACTCAACTAGGAGGCGCTTAGAGTTGCCAAACTTTTGCAATTAACCAATCGGCAGTCGATTTCTGGTGAGAGAAAACGACGCGGCATAActaagaaagagagagagacgCGCCTGTCCAATCGATGCGCTTGACAACTATCGAGCATATTGATGCATGTGCAAGCCATATTGGCTGGCGGTTAGCGCCCTGTGTGGCAACGATGGAATCGTGTAAGCTGGCTAGGCAAGGATCAGATTACCTCGAGTTTAATGATTTAGTTGACGACGACATGGGTCGTCGCTCTTTGCAATTTGGAAATTCTTTTAGGTGGCGACGACGGGGGTCGTCGTTCTTTGTTCTGTGAGAATAAGACGTatgcaataaatttagtttGGAGTGGAAATTAACACTTGTGCTGTTCAGCAATGTGTTGTGATTTCCACTCAGCTAAAAATTCTACAAGGCGACGTTTTCAGAAATGTGAGAACGTCTGGTTTCTGGATGATTTGGTTCTACTGAGACGTGAATGTTTTATGTCATTATTACTCGAgacaattaataattttgaatgttagatttaataTACTACAGTAGGCTCTCGTGGATCTGCAGCATAAGTCGGTCGCGTATAATGTTCAATTGTTCCTTGCAAACTTGAATGATTTTTCGGTTTGCCTCCCATTCATTGGGTACTACGTTCATTATCGCGATTTCACAGTAATTAATGTCTTAAACGTTTGTCAAATTGTTCAATCGGAGGGTGCGGTTAGCCACCCGCTCAATGTGTTGACGATGCAACTTTACTAGCAACTTTGTCGCGACGTAGCCCACTGCTACCGTGGCTAACACACATAGTGCGATGGTTTGGGCGTCTCTATTTTGTCCATCGCTACTGGCACTCACGGCGGGAGCGACGATTTCATCCGCACTGAACCATCCCATGTTAGCACTACGCGGTAATTAGTTTTTATTACATTAACACTTGGATTGTTTGCACTTGTGGCACTGCGCTAGTGGAGTCGCAACACTTTCTTCTAACACTCCATTCTTTCAATCGGTGCGAGAATTAGTATCGAAGCGCGGAAATCTTCCACAGGTTGCACgaatttttctgctcttctggCAGCTAGAGAAAATGCactcctggcaggatcgccatcCGAAATCCCGTGCAACTATTCTTTTAAACGGGGCAAATTATATCTGTTCCACACTGGGGGAGAAACACCGTGGTTTTCTTTCACGACAAAAGAGTACCTCTTCGCTTGGTGTCTTACAGTAGAATATATTTATCGTTCATTCATTTGCTTATGCTAACTCGCTTGCGCTATGTGCTGTGTCAGCACATGATCGTCGTCGTTCGATGCGGTACAGTTCGTTCATGCTTAGGCAGCATAAACAATCTGTGTCGCGCTGAACACTTTAACCATGGGCGTCCACCACACAAGAACTATGCTGCATTCTGGAACACCGAATCGTCCTGGTAGTTGGAAAATCCTCCCGTACTGGCGGAGCGattcattttcgatttttccaccTTGGCCATCGTCTTTGTCGTGACAAACAAcacacttgtttttttttttgcgctgaACAGattgttgatgatttttttttacactgtttaCCTTTTTATGGCAAGGTAGACGCCTTTTGTCTATGACacttatatatatttttttttttcgagatcacTCACAgaatacagcaaaaaaaaatgcaaccaaCTTTTCCCTTTTATTTGCGTTTTTGGGACACAACTtgcaagacaaaaaaaacactctCCTGTTTGCATTTAGACTATTGTCGCAATGCTTGGGCTTCGAACCTTGActtcaatttctttttgaaaagtcTTCCACACTGTTCGCAGTGCAAGTGCGATCAATAAAATTACACAACAGGCCGCAATTATATGCACTGGCATAACGCCATCATTTGCTAATGCTTGCGGTAgcagctgctgctgttgctggttAATTATGATTTCCTCACTGGGCTTAGTTGCTTTGCTACCCATGGTTGGACCTTTCACTTTAAATTAATTCACTTTGTCGCACTCATCACTGATCACGGTCGCCATTTAGTATATATGTAAACTACTAGTTGGAAGGTTGAAATAAGAATGCTTCtttattgaatatttcattGGTTTATATAAAATATGGTTTACAGAATGGTCTTAACTATTGTAAGTGTATTGGTACAAAAAAGACTTTAGCAGAATCAATCTATTTTCCAATGGTCATAAGTCGGCATATGTATTGTCTAAGTTTTTCCGTAAGAAAGGGATAGAGATAGAATGTGGACGTAGACGGTAAGTATTGCGAACGAGAGCATATTGAATAGAGAATTGAGCTACTTGCGCATATGGTAGAATGGTTGAAAGAGAGACGGTAAAAAGAACGTTTGTTCTGCTTTCCAGCGGTTTGCTTGTCGAT
This Uranotaenia lowii strain MFRU-FL unplaced genomic scaffold, ASM2978415v1 HiC_scaffold_213, whole genome shotgun sequence DNA region includes the following protein-coding sequences:
- the LOC129759624 gene encoding uncharacterized protein LOC129759624, encoding MDQVDSLLADLSKILVNLKKNPNRRYRRATLLNKLNQSRIYYNEILDLIDLFGGTKQIFFIKSARLLYGEIKTLIDSKLDRNHLISFKTLAKVSLSFLQLHKRNMANPKVDVKLGTTLIQMYDGAPQHLDAFIDSVNLFNDTVQSDFAAATAAQIQTAQVTVVKLIKSRLTGVARQVIAGADDLQGIIDAVKQHCESKITSDNVLAKLKATRQKDSIQTFCNEVETLTTQLKSCYVREEIPANRANTMATKKGVEALISGSKNTDTKLILKAGTFNKINDAIQKVMENNEITSNNNSPATNAQILTGRVSHPRGRGTNHRGRGNYSNFYQHDRHVRYQNSPHNRGNFSNQRGHWSHRGNFSNQRGNWTQRGRYPSNMFLAHQGGAQYQPPAHQAIQMPLHPHIQMPQQQHILQSTNGNIHPLGVQLGQHIQ